The Tardiphaga alba genome includes a window with the following:
- a CDS encoding UDP-N-acetylmuramoyl-L-alanyl-D-glutamate--2,6-diaminopimelate ligase: MKLGDLFDRDAVMAPQTAEIVVTGLAVDSRAVKPGDLFFALSGTKTDGARFIAQAIASGAVAVAGEHAPADIALPFVTSRNARRALALAASKFYPRQPAVIAAVTGTSGKTSVASFTREIWGRLGDAAASIGTIGLVSPKRTIYGSLTTPDPISLHKQIDEITREGVTHLALEASSHGLDQFRLDGVRVSAAGFTNLSRDHMDYHPDVAHYLNAKLRLFRDLVADGGPAVIVADHDCSAEVIAAAHARKLGVMAVGRKGDGAGEGIRLVDAVVDGFEQKLTLEHRGKMRAVRLPLVGEFQIENALVAAGLVIGSGGDADASFAALEHLEGAKGRLERVGDHNGAPVFVDYAHKPDALAKALQALRPYAKRKLVVVFGAGGDRDAGKRPLMGEIAADNADTVIVTDDNPRGEDPATIRAAILAAAAGATEIGDRAEAIRVAVQSLQPGDALLIAGKGHETGQIVGDKTLPFSDHEAAQAALAVRTS; the protein is encoded by the coding sequence ATGAAACTAGGCGACCTTTTCGATCGTGATGCCGTCATGGCACCGCAGACTGCTGAGATCGTCGTCACCGGTCTCGCTGTGGACAGCCGCGCGGTGAAGCCGGGCGATCTGTTCTTTGCGCTGTCCGGCACCAAGACCGATGGTGCGCGTTTCATCGCACAAGCGATTGCATCCGGCGCGGTGGCGGTCGCGGGCGAACACGCGCCGGCCGACATCGCATTGCCATTCGTCACATCGCGCAATGCCCGCCGCGCGCTGGCGCTCGCCGCATCGAAATTCTATCCGCGCCAGCCTGCCGTCATTGCTGCCGTCACCGGCACCTCCGGCAAGACCTCGGTGGCGTCTTTCACACGCGAGATTTGGGGGCGTCTCGGTGATGCCGCTGCCAGCATCGGGACCATCGGCCTCGTTTCGCCGAAGCGCACCATCTATGGCTCGCTGACGACGCCGGACCCGATCTCGCTCCACAAGCAGATCGACGAGATCACGCGCGAAGGCGTCACGCATCTGGCGCTCGAAGCCTCGTCGCATGGCCTCGATCAGTTCCGGCTCGATGGCGTGCGCGTCTCCGCCGCCGGCTTCACCAATCTGTCGCGCGACCACATGGACTATCATCCGGACGTCGCGCATTACCTCAATGCAAAGCTGCGCCTGTTTCGCGATCTCGTGGCCGATGGCGGGCCTGCCGTCATCGTGGCCGATCATGACTGCTCCGCGGAGGTGATCGCGGCCGCACATGCACGAAAGCTTGGTGTCATGGCCGTCGGCCGCAAAGGTGACGGCGCAGGTGAGGGCATTCGTCTGGTCGATGCGGTTGTCGATGGTTTCGAGCAGAAGCTGACGCTGGAACATCGCGGCAAGATGCGCGCCGTCCGGCTGCCATTGGTCGGCGAATTCCAGATCGAGAATGCGCTCGTCGCTGCGGGCCTCGTCATCGGCAGTGGTGGCGATGCAGATGCGAGTTTCGCGGCGCTCGAACATCTCGAAGGCGCGAAGGGGCGGCTGGAGCGCGTCGGCGATCACAATGGCGCGCCGGTGTTCGTGGACTACGCACACAAGCCCGACGCACTGGCCAAGGCGCTGCAGGCGCTGCGGCCCTATGCAAAGCGAAAGCTCGTCGTCGTGTTTGGTGCCGGCGGTGATCGCGATGCCGGCAAGCGGCCTTTGATGGGCGAGATTGCTGCCGACAATGCCGACACGGTGATCGTCACCGATGATAATCCGCGCGGCGAAGATCCCGCGACCATTCGCGCTGCCATTCTCGCGGCGGCGGCGGGGGCGACCGAGATCGGCGATCGCGCCGAAGCCATTCGCGTCGCCGTGCAAAGCCTTCAGCCCGGCGATGCGCTGCTCATCGCGGGCAAGGGCCACGAGACCGGACAAATCGTCGGCGATAAGACGCTGCCATTCAGCGATCACGAGGCCGCACAGGCGGCGCTTGCTGTGAGGACTTCATGA
- a CDS encoding peptidoglycan D,D-transpeptidase FtsI family protein, with protein MNHQPPANTPIERPPEPWRQRLIRTLLYGKNTDRAAKARARVGLAMLAFGAVYGIIAVRLVVFAVNGDSHAERRASRDAIATARPDILDRNGTILATDVKSPSLFSEPRRIIDKDEAAELLTGALPDLDGAEVRERINSRKGFAWLKRDITQQQQRDIHRLGIPGIGFLRENKRVYPNGSTVSHVIGLTNIDNQGIAGIEKWLDNNGLADLHRAGFASDRMQNPVELALDTRVEHALRDELLKAKAKFSAKAASGLVSNIRTGEIVAMVSLPDFDPNNPKEVHDPDRINRLTTGVYEMGSTFKTLTLAMALDSGKVNLNSMFDARYPLSYGKFKIHDTHPVPRPISLAEVFTYSSNVGAAKIALGQGVEAHKAFLKKVGQLDRLRTELPESAMPIVPKRWGDLNTITISFGHGIAVAPLQAVMAVNAMVNGGNLIPPTFMKRTEEEALAVAKRVIKKDTSDKVRYMMRLNAEVGSARKAEALAKGYYLGGKTGTSEKVVNGRYSKKQVLNSFTAVLPMDNPQFQVLIMLDEPKALPETHGFITSGWNAVPTGGAVIARIAPLLGLEPRFDLAPSDRLILATSRATQ; from the coding sequence ATGAACCATCAGCCGCCAGCCAACACACCGATCGAGCGTCCGCCGGAGCCCTGGCGTCAGCGGTTGATCCGCACGCTGCTTTACGGGAAGAACACCGACCGTGCTGCCAAGGCGCGTGCGCGTGTCGGTCTCGCCATGCTCGCCTTCGGCGCTGTCTATGGCATCATCGCGGTGCGTCTCGTCGTATTCGCCGTCAATGGCGACAGCCATGCGGAACGGCGTGCATCGCGCGATGCGATTGCGACTGCGCGTCCCGATATTCTCGACCGTAACGGCACGATCCTCGCGACTGACGTGAAGTCGCCGTCGCTGTTCTCCGAGCCGCGCCGCATCATCGACAAGGACGAGGCCGCGGAGCTGCTCACCGGCGCGCTGCCTGATCTCGACGGCGCCGAGGTGCGCGAGCGCATCAACAGCCGCAAGGGTTTTGCCTGGCTGAAGCGCGATATCACGCAGCAGCAGCAGCGCGACATCCATCGCCTGGGCATTCCCGGCATCGGCTTCCTGCGTGAGAACAAGCGCGTCTATCCGAATGGATCGACGGTATCGCATGTGATCGGCCTGACCAATATCGACAATCAGGGCATCGCCGGCATCGAGAAGTGGCTGGATAACAATGGTCTCGCAGACCTGCATCGCGCCGGCTTCGCGTCGGACCGCATGCAGAATCCCGTCGAGCTCGCGCTCGATACGCGTGTCGAGCACGCGCTGCGTGACGAACTGTTGAAAGCGAAAGCGAAGTTCAGCGCCAAGGCGGCGTCCGGCCTCGTGTCCAATATCCGCACCGGCGAGATCGTCGCCATGGTGTCGTTGCCGGATTTCGATCCGAACAATCCGAAAGAAGTCCACGATCCCGACCGCATCAACCGCCTGACCACCGGCGTGTATGAAATGGGCTCGACCTTCAAGACGCTGACGCTGGCCATGGCGCTCGACAGCGGCAAGGTCAATCTCAACAGCATGTTCGATGCGCGCTATCCGCTCAGCTACGGCAAGTTCAAGATCCACGACACCCATCCGGTGCCGCGTCCGATCTCGCTCGCCGAAGTGTTCACCTATTCGTCGAATGTCGGCGCAGCAAAGATTGCGCTCGGCCAGGGCGTCGAGGCGCACAAGGCCTTCTTGAAGAAGGTTGGCCAGCTCGATCGTCTGCGCACCGAATTGCCGGAAAGCGCAATGCCCATCGTGCCGAAGCGCTGGGGCGATCTGAACACCATCACCATCTCCTTCGGCCACGGCATCGCGGTGGCGCCGCTGCAGGCCGTGATGGCGGTCAATGCGATGGTCAATGGTGGAAATCTCATTCCGCCAACCTTCATGAAGCGCACAGAAGAAGAAGCGCTCGCGGTCGCCAAGCGCGTGATCAAGAAGGATACCAGCGACAAGGTCCGCTACATGATGCGCCTCAACGCCGAAGTCGGATCGGCGCGCAAGGCGGAGGCGCTGGCCAAGGGCTATTATCTCGGCGGCAAGACGGGCACCTCGGAAAAGGTCGTCAACGGCCGCTACTCCAAGAAGCAGGTGCTGAACTCGTTCACCGCGGTCCTGCCCATGGACAATCCGCAATTCCAGGTGCTGATCATGCTGGATGAGCCGAAAGCGCTGCCGGAAACCCATGGTTTCATTACCTCGGGCTGGAATGCGGTGCCGACCGGTGGCGCGGTCATTGCGCGCATTGCACCGCTGCTCGGCCTGGAGCCGCGCTTCGATCTGGCGCCGTCCGACCGCCTTATTCTTGCGACATCAAGGGCTACTCAGTAA
- the rsmH gene encoding 16S rRNA (cytosine(1402)-N(4))-methyltransferase RsmH, translated as MTIDARHISVLGPEAVEMLAPRAGGVYVDATFGAGGYSRMILATEGTRVIAIDRDRTAIAGGFNLVDSSDGRLTLVEDRFSNLADVCAAQGEPLVDGVVMDVGVSSMQLDQAERGFSFRFDGPLDMRMGQDGPSAADVVAKASEADLANIIYIFGEERHSRSVARAIIAARKEATITTTKQLVEIISKVVWAKPGEIHPATRTFQALRIFVNAELDELHMALAAAEQVLKPGGRLSVVSFHSLEDRIVKNFIAERSKTGGGSRHLPEIAQTKPRFKLVNKRPIVASDEETKANPRARSAKLRGAERTDAPAQDAGPLPHWPTLATVLRGG; from the coding sequence ATGACCATCGACGCCCGACATATCTCCGTGCTTGGCCCGGAAGCCGTCGAGATGCTGGCGCCGCGCGCCGGTGGCGTCTATGTCGATGCCACCTTCGGTGCGGGTGGCTATTCGCGCATGATCCTGGCCACCGAAGGCACCCGCGTGATCGCGATCGATCGCGACCGGACCGCCATCGCTGGCGGTTTCAATCTGGTCGATTCCTCTGACGGCCGCCTCACGCTGGTCGAGGATCGCTTCTCCAATCTTGCTGATGTCTGCGCGGCGCAGGGCGAACCGCTCGTCGATGGCGTCGTCATGGATGTCGGCGTGTCCTCGATGCAGCTCGATCAGGCGGAGCGCGGCTTCTCGTTCCGCTTCGACGGTCCGCTCGACATGCGCATGGGGCAGGATGGTCCGAGCGCTGCGGATGTCGTCGCCAAGGCGTCCGAAGCCGATCTCGCCAATATCATTTATATCTTCGGCGAAGAGCGCCACTCGCGCTCCGTCGCGCGCGCGATCATCGCTGCGCGCAAGGAAGCGACGATCACCACGACCAAGCAGCTCGTCGAGATCATCTCCAAGGTGGTCTGGGCGAAGCCCGGCGAGATCCATCCGGCGACACGGACGTTTCAGGCGCTGCGCATTTTCGTGAATGCTGAACTCGATGAGTTGCATATGGCGCTCGCAGCCGCCGAACAGGTGCTGAAGCCCGGCGGTCGGCTGTCGGTGGTGTCGTTCCATTCGCTGGAAGACCGCATCGTCAAGAACTTCATCGCCGAGCGCAGCAAGACCGGTGGCGGTTCGCGCCATCTGCCCGAGATCGCGCAGACCAAGCCGCGTTTCAAGCTCGTCAACAAGCGTCCGATCGTCGCCAGCGACGAGGAAACCAAGGCGAATCCGCGCGCCCGATCCGCGAAGCTGCGCGGCGCCGAGCGCACCGATGCGCCGGCGCAGGATGCCGGGCCGTTGCCGCACTGGCCGACGCTCGCAACCGTGTTGCGGGGAGGCTGA
- the ftsL gene encoding cell division protein FtsL has protein sequence MRIIHLLVIGVLVFAAAYVYRIKMESTVRTEKVLRLHADIREQRDAIASLRAEWAKLDAPMRLQGLAERHLKLQPMTAQQFDNLKKLPDRPPNFARPGTPDPIGAMLNSIDPDVVVTGSVPDKADRPEDRQ, from the coding sequence ATGCGCATCATCCATCTCCTCGTCATCGGTGTTCTGGTTTTCGCAGCCGCCTATGTCTATCGCATCAAGATGGAATCCACGGTGCGCACCGAAAAGGTGCTGCGCCTGCATGCCGATATCCGCGAGCAGCGCGACGCCATCGCGTCCCTGCGCGCCGAATGGGCCAAGCTGGATGCGCCGATGCGCCTGCAGGGCCTCGCCGAGCGTCACCTCAAGCTGCAGCCCATGACGGCGCAGCAGTTCGACAATCTCAAGAAGCTTCCCGATCGCCCGCCGAATTTCGCACGGCCGGGCACGCCCGATCCCATCGGCGCCATGCTCAACAGCATCGATCCCGACGTCGTCGTGACCGGATCTGTGCCCGACAAGGCTGATCGGCCGGAGGATCGGCAATGA
- the murD gene encoding UDP-N-acetylmuramoyl-L-alanine--D-glutamate ligase: MIPVTSFAGKTVAVFGLGGSGLASCHALKAGGAEVIACDDSADKMAEAVRAGFITADLRTVSWANFAALVLTPGVPLTHPAPHWTVLAAREAGVEVIGDVALFCRERKAHAPDAPFIAITGTNGKSTTTALIAHLVREAGFDTQMGGNIGTAILSLEPPRTGRVHVIEMSSYQIDLTPSLEPTVGILLNVTPDHIDRHGTIEHYAAVKERLVAGVQADGTAIVGVDDDWCSKIADRLDQAGKRVVRISVEHPLADGLTIKGTDIVDNAGGGQGIVADLADIGSLRGLHNAQNAAAASAAVRALGVSRDVLQNGLRSFPGLAHRMEQVGHLGTTLFVNDSKGTNADAAAKALSSFTDIFWIAGGKAKEGGIAPLAEFFPRVKKAYLIGEAANDFARTLDGKVPYEISVTLDVAVANAARDAAEAGLASPVVLLSPACASFDQFRNFEIRGDRFRDLVLALDGIKKV, encoded by the coding sequence GTGATCCCCGTCACCTCATTCGCTGGCAAGACCGTCGCCGTGTTCGGGCTCGGCGGCTCCGGTCTCGCATCGTGCCACGCGCTGAAAGCCGGTGGCGCCGAAGTCATCGCCTGCGACGACAGCGCCGACAAGATGGCCGAAGCCGTGCGCGCCGGATTCATCACCGCCGATCTGCGCACTGTGTCCTGGGCGAATTTCGCAGCCCTCGTGCTCACCCCCGGCGTGCCGCTGACGCATCCGGCGCCGCACTGGACCGTGCTTGCCGCGCGCGAAGCGGGCGTGGAAGTGATCGGCGATGTCGCATTGTTCTGCCGCGAGCGCAAGGCGCATGCGCCAGACGCGCCGTTCATCGCCATCACCGGCACCAACGGCAAATCAACGACGACGGCATTGATCGCGCATCTCGTGCGCGAGGCCGGTTTCGACACGCAGATGGGCGGCAATATCGGCACCGCCATCCTGTCGCTGGAGCCGCCGCGCACCGGTCGCGTCCATGTGATCGAGATGTCGTCCTATCAGATCGACCTCACGCCCTCGCTCGAACCCACCGTCGGCATCCTGCTCAATGTCACGCCGGATCACATCGATCGTCATGGGACGATCGAGCACTATGCCGCGGTGAAAGAGCGTCTCGTGGCCGGTGTGCAGGCTGATGGCACCGCCATCGTCGGCGTCGATGACGACTGGTGCAGCAAGATCGCCGACCGTCTCGATCAGGCCGGCAAGCGCGTGGTGCGGATTTCGGTCGAACATCCGCTCGCCGATGGCCTCACCATCAAGGGCACCGACATCGTCGATAATGCCGGCGGTGGACAGGGCATTGTCGCGGATCTCGCCGATATCGGTTCCCTGCGTGGCCTCCACAACGCGCAGAACGCCGCTGCCGCTTCGGCTGCCGTGCGTGCGCTCGGCGTCAGCCGCGACGTGCTGCAGAACGGCCTGCGCTCGTTCCCCGGCCTTGCCCATCGCATGGAGCAGGTCGGCCATCTCGGCACCACGCTGTTCGTGAACGACAGCAAGGGTACCAATGCCGACGCCGCGGCCAAGGCATTGTCGTCCTTCACCGACATCTTCTGGATCGCCGGCGGCAAGGCGAAGGAGGGCGGCATCGCGCCGCTCGCCGAATTCTTCCCGCGCGTCAAAAAGGCCTATCTGATCGGCGAAGCCGCCAACGACTTTGCACGCACGCTGGACGGCAAGGTGCCGTATGAGATCAGCGTCACCCTCGATGTCGCCGTCGCCAACGCCGCGCGCGATGCAGCGGAAGCGGGGCTGGCATCGCCGGTGGTGTTGCTCTCGCCGGCCTGCGCGTCCTTCGACCAGTTCCGCAACTTCGAGATCCGCGGCGACCGCTTCAGGGATCTGGTGCTGGCGCTGGATGGGATCAAGAAGGTCTGA
- the ftsW gene encoding putative lipid II flippase FtsW, translating to MITREHRTPLSEWWWTVDRLLLAAIIALMLAGVILSLAASPPVATRIGLDPFHFFNRHILFLVPSIVVLIGVSFMSPRQIRRSALVVFALAVLLILATLAFGPEVKGAKRWITIVGVNIQASEAAKPSFIVIAAWLFSESIRKPGMPATSMAVVMLIMLVSLLILQPDFGQTMLILMAWGSLFFIAGMRMVWVAGLAGAAAGGLFLAYFMVPHVAGRIKRFMDPASGDTFQVDTAMEAFSNGGWYGLGPGEGIAKRSLPDSHTDFVFAVGAEEFGILLCLALLALFAFIVIRALSRAYATEDLFSRFAASGLAILFGVQAAINMAVNLHLIPAKGMTLPFISYGGSSMISLAYSVGMLLALTRMRPRTEVEAIDAHVARTYA from the coding sequence ATGATCACTCGCGAACATCGCACCCCCCTCAGCGAATGGTGGTGGACCGTGGACCGCCTGCTGCTGGCGGCGATCATCGCGCTGATGCTGGCCGGCGTGATCCTGTCGCTGGCCGCGTCGCCGCCGGTGGCGACCCGCATCGGCCTCGATCCGTTTCACTTCTTCAACCGCCACATCCTGTTCCTGGTGCCCTCGATCGTCGTGCTGATCGGCGTCTCCTTCATGTCGCCGCGGCAAATCCGCCGCTCGGCGCTGGTGGTGTTCGCGCTGGCGGTGCTGCTGATCCTGGCGACGCTCGCCTTCGGGCCTGAGGTGAAGGGCGCCAAGCGCTGGATCACGATCGTCGGCGTCAACATCCAGGCCTCGGAAGCGGCCAAGCCGTCTTTCATCGTCATCGCGGCCTGGCTGTTTTCCGAATCCATTCGCAAGCCCGGCATGCCCGCCACGTCCATGGCGGTGGTGATGCTGATCATGCTGGTGTCGCTGCTCATCCTGCAGCCCGACTTCGGCCAGACCATGCTGATCCTGATGGCGTGGGGCTCGCTGTTCTTCATCGCCGGCATGCGCATGGTGTGGGTGGCCGGACTCGCCGGCGCTGCCGCGGGCGGCTTGTTCCTCGCTTATTTCATGGTCCCGCACGTCGCCGGCCGTATCAAGCGCTTCATGGATCCCGCCTCGGGCGACACGTTCCAGGTCGATACCGCCATGGAAGCCTTCTCCAATGGCGGCTGGTATGGCCTCGGGCCGGGTGAGGGCATCGCCAAGCGCAGCCTGCCGGACAGCCACACCGACTTCGTCTTCGCCGTCGGCGCGGAAGAGTTCGGCATCCTGCTCTGCCTCGCTTTGCTGGCGCTGTTTGCCTTCATCGTCATCCGCGCGCTGTCGCGGGCCTATGCGACCGAAGATCTGTTCTCGCGCTTCGCGGCCTCCGGCCTTGCCATCCTGTTCGGCGTGCAGGCCGCCATCAACATGGCGGTGAACCTGCATCTCATCCCCGCCAAGGGCATGACGCTGCCCTTCATCTCCTATGGCGGCTCCTCCATGATCTCGCTGGCCTACAGCGTCGGCATGTTGCTCGCGCTCACGCGCATGCGCCCGCGCACCGAGGTCGAAGCCATCGATGCGCATGTCGCGCGAACTTACGCGTGA
- a CDS encoding UDP-N-acetylmuramoylalanyl-D-glutamyl-2,6-diaminopimelate--D-alanyl-D-alanine ligase yields the protein MSDFLWTPAAMAEAMGAEMHGDLPAGVTGISIDSRTIKPGEAYFAILGDVHDGHRFVDAALKNGAALAVVEAAQCEDFGADARLLVVDDVLDGLVALGKAARARLGARVVAVTGSVGKTSTKEALLRVLSAQGPTHASVASFNNHWGVPLTLARCPADVRFAIFEIGMNHASEIEPLVKMVRPHYAVITTVETVHLEFFAGIEAIADAKAEIFLGLEPEGVAILNRDNDQFARLAKSAKKAGVSRVVSFGTDKKADARLIDVALHPTCSAVHANVLGQDITYKFGMPGRHMAMNSLAVLTAASLIGADLALAALALSQVVPAEGRGTRQLLQIGGGEALLIDETFNANPASTSAALNVLGAAGIGAQGRRIAVLGDMLELGPRGGELHAGLLEAVTSNAIDLVFCCGPLMRNLWDALPSSKRGGYAGDAKALESQVVSAIRAGDAVLVKGSKGSKMGPIVAALAKRFPGNAALDDAAV from the coding sequence ATGAGCGACTTTCTCTGGACACCGGCAGCGATGGCGGAGGCGATGGGCGCCGAGATGCATGGCGATCTTCCCGCCGGCGTCACGGGCATCTCCATCGACAGCCGCACCATCAAGCCCGGCGAAGCCTATTTCGCGATCCTGGGCGATGTGCATGACGGTCACCGCTTCGTCGATGCCGCGCTGAAGAACGGTGCTGCGCTGGCAGTGGTGGAAGCTGCGCAATGCGAGGATTTTGGCGCCGATGCGCGGCTGCTCGTCGTCGATGATGTGCTCGATGGTCTGGTCGCGCTCGGCAAAGCCGCGCGTGCGCGCCTCGGCGCCCGGGTCGTCGCCGTGACGGGCTCGGTCGGCAAGACCTCCACCAAGGAAGCCCTGCTGCGTGTCCTGTCCGCGCAAGGCCCGACCCATGCCTCGGTGGCGTCGTTCAATAATCACTGGGGCGTCCCGCTGACGCTGGCGCGTTGCCCGGCCGATGTGCGTTTCGCCATTTTCGAGATCGGCATGAATCACGCCAGCGAGATCGAGCCACTGGTGAAGATGGTGCGGCCGCATTATGCGGTCATCACCACGGTGGAAACGGTACATCTGGAATTCTTCGCCGGGATCGAGGCGATTGCCGATGCCAAGGCCGAGATTTTCCTCGGGCTGGAGCCTGAGGGCGTTGCCATTCTCAATCGCGACAATGATCAGTTCGCACGGCTGGCAAAGAGCGCGAAGAAGGCCGGCGTGTCGCGTGTCGTCTCGTTCGGAACCGACAAGAAAGCCGATGCGCGGCTGATCGACGTCGCCCTGCATCCGACCTGCTCGGCCGTCCATGCCAATGTGCTGGGCCAGGACATCACGTATAAATTCGGCATGCCCGGCCGCCATATGGCGATGAACTCGCTGGCCGTTCTGACGGCGGCCTCGCTGATCGGCGCCGATCTCGCGCTTGCCGCGCTGGCATTGTCGCAGGTGGTGCCGGCGGAAGGCCGCGGTACGCGCCAGCTGCTGCAGATTGGTGGCGGCGAGGCGCTGCTGATCGACGAGACCTTCAATGCCAATCCGGCATCGACGTCTGCGGCGCTCAATGTGCTGGGCGCCGCCGGAATCGGTGCGCAGGGTCGCCGCATCGCCGTGCTCGGCGACATGCTCGAACTTGGCCCGCGTGGCGGTGAGTTGCATGCCGGCTTGCTGGAGGCTGTGACCTCCAACGCAATCGATCTCGTATTTTGCTGTGGTCCCCTGATGCGCAACCTCTGGGATGCCCTTCCCAGCAGCAAGCGGGGCGGTTATGCCGGGGATGCAAAGGCGCTCGAATCGCAGGTGGTGAGTGCGATCCGGGCCGGTGACGCGGTTCTGGTCAAGGGCTCGAAGGGCTCCAAGATGGGGCCGATCGTCGCCGCTCTGGCGAAACGCTTTCCCGGCAACGCCGCGCTTGATGACGCTGCGGTATAA
- the mraY gene encoding phospho-N-acetylmuramoyl-pentapeptide-transferase: protein MFYWLIDFAGTVPVFNVFRYITFRTGGAVITGALFVFLFGPWIIDNLRLRQGKGQPIRTDGPQSHLVKVGTPTMGGLMILSGLVVSTLLWANPRNPYVWIVLAVTLGFGFVGFYDDYLKVTKQSHKGFAGRTRLLIEFIIAGAACYAFMRLGRDPLSSSLVIPFLKDVVLNLGWFFVIFGAFIVVGAGNAVNLTDGLDGLAIVPVMIASASFGFIAYLAGNAVFSDYLQINYVAGTGELAVLCGAVLGAGLGFLWFNAPPASIFMGDTGSLALGGMLGSIAVAVKHEIVLAVIGGLFVLEAVSVIVQVTSFKLTGKRVFRMAPIHHHFEQKGWTEPQIVIRFWIIAVILALAGLSTLKLR from the coding sequence ATGTTCTACTGGCTGATCGATTTCGCGGGCACCGTTCCGGTGTTCAATGTGTTCCGCTACATCACATTCCGCACCGGCGGCGCCGTGATCACCGGCGCGCTGTTCGTGTTTTTGTTCGGACCGTGGATCATCGACAATCTGCGCCTGCGTCAGGGCAAGGGCCAGCCGATCCGCACCGATGGACCGCAGTCGCATCTCGTCAAGGTCGGCACGCCGACCATGGGCGGGCTGATGATCCTGTCCGGCCTCGTGGTATCGACGCTGCTGTGGGCCAATCCGCGCAATCCCTATGTCTGGATCGTGCTGGCAGTGACGCTCGGCTTCGGCTTTGTCGGTTTCTATGACGACTATCTCAAGGTGACCAAGCAGAGCCACAAGGGCTTTGCCGGCCGCACGCGCCTGCTGATCGAATTCATCATCGCTGGCGCCGCCTGCTACGCTTTCATGCGGCTCGGCCGCGATCCCTTGTCGAGCTCGCTGGTGATCCCGTTCCTCAAGGATGTGGTGCTCAATCTCGGCTGGTTCTTCGTCATCTTCGGCGCCTTCATCGTGGTAGGGGCCGGCAATGCGGTCAACCTCACCGACGGTCTTGACGGTCTCGCCATCGTGCCGGTGATGATCGCCTCGGCGAGTTTCGGGTTTATCGCCTATCTCGCCGGCAATGCCGTGTTTTCGGATTACCTGCAGATCAACTATGTGGCGGGCACCGGCGAACTCGCCGTGCTATGCGGCGCGGTGCTCGGGGCAGGTCTCGGCTTCCTGTGGTTCAACGCACCGCCGGCCTCGATCTTCATGGGCGATACCGGCTCGCTCGCGCTGGGCGGTATGCTCGGCTCGATCGCGGTGGCGGTGAAGCACGAGATCGTGCTCGCCGTGATCGGCGGATTGTTCGTGCTCGAGGCCGTCTCGGTCATCGTGCAGGTGACGTCGTTCAAGCTCACCGGCAAACGCGTGTTTCGCATGGCGCCGATCCATCATCACTTCGAGCAGAAGGGATGGACCGAACCGCAGATCGTCATCCGCTTCTGGATCATCGCTGTGATCCTGGCGCTGGCTGGCCTCTCCACGCTGAAGCTGCGGTGA